In Pseudobythopirellula maris, a single window of DNA contains:
- a CDS encoding AMP-binding protein: MSTDSLSYLSQDHATRDSATGFSTEGLGAAQTLVDVLRERAANEPNHMALEFLGDGHSAGEDDQAFTYGQLDRRARAIAAKLRLELEPGDRAMLVYPAGLDFVSAFVGCLYAGVVAVPATHPKPRRPMPRMSRIAEDSGAPVVLTTSRTFEAIDFDQQDEAVRALHWIETDSLGVASDEPLASTHEDFSPTFDDLAFLQYTSGSTSEPKGVMVSHGNLAANLWAIRRSFGIDEALADGAEPNAVFWLPAYHDMGLIGGVLTPLFVGGTSVLMSPAAFLQRPVRWLRAIQKYRATISGAPNFAYEYCVRRISADDRAGLDLGTLRLSFCGAEPVRADTLRDFADAFEPYGFNPRVFYPCYGLAEATLLAAGGEHDQNPTLLSVDRQALGENRVVAPRSEASQELVGCGSAPRHHRLLIVDPKTLRALPEGVVGEILVQGPSVARGYWRREETNDATFRARVPNEPGVWLRTGDLGFLHGGPSNDAALSGAPELFVTGRLKDVIILRGRNHYPQDIEQTAEDAHPAVLPGAAFLVDEETDPRLVVVCQVDRTCEKTEHPRVAREIRSAVVERHGIDPSAVVLIRMATLPITSSGKVQRSLCRERYLAGDLRDVYVMKIEASRPAKADVADMARADMARTAVAGASQLPDSAEAVETWLMAWLVERLDLSETEVYRDRPFAELGVDSVAAVELSAELEEAFGVELSPIVAWNHPTPASLAEYLVSGRHAQEADEPELTLEAASTTAGPDAAATGDAELDSLLAEMENLSPEEAAKLLSGEE, translated from the coding sequence GTGTCGACGGATTCGCTTTCCTACTTGTCGCAAGACCACGCCACGCGCGACAGCGCTACGGGCTTCTCGACCGAAGGTCTCGGCGCCGCGCAAACGCTGGTCGACGTGCTCCGCGAGCGCGCCGCCAACGAGCCTAACCACATGGCGCTCGAGTTCCTGGGTGACGGGCACTCGGCCGGCGAAGACGACCAGGCCTTCACCTACGGTCAACTCGACCGCCGCGCCCGGGCGATCGCCGCCAAGCTGCGGCTCGAGCTCGAGCCGGGCGACCGGGCGATGCTTGTTTACCCGGCGGGCCTCGACTTCGTCTCGGCCTTCGTCGGCTGCCTGTACGCCGGCGTCGTGGCCGTGCCCGCCACGCACCCCAAGCCGCGGCGCCCGATGCCGCGCATGAGCCGCATCGCCGAAGACAGCGGCGCGCCGGTCGTCCTGACCACCAGCCGCACCTTCGAGGCGATCGACTTCGACCAGCAAGACGAGGCGGTCCGCGCCCTGCACTGGATCGAGACCGACTCGCTCGGCGTCGCCAGCGACGAGCCGCTCGCCTCGACGCACGAAGACTTCAGCCCCACGTTCGACGACCTCGCCTTCCTGCAATACACCTCCGGCTCGACCAGCGAGCCGAAGGGCGTGATGGTCTCGCACGGCAACCTGGCCGCCAACCTGTGGGCCATCCGCCGCTCGTTCGGCATCGACGAGGCGCTGGCCGACGGCGCCGAGCCGAACGCCGTGTTCTGGCTGCCGGCCTACCACGACATGGGCCTGATCGGCGGCGTGCTCACCCCGCTGTTCGTCGGCGGCACGAGCGTGCTGATGTCGCCCGCCGCGTTCCTGCAGCGCCCCGTCCGCTGGCTGCGGGCGATCCAGAAGTACCGCGCCACGATCAGCGGCGCCCCCAACTTCGCTTACGAGTACTGCGTCCGGCGCATCTCGGCAGACGACCGCGCCGGCCTCGACCTCGGCACGCTGCGGCTCTCGTTCTGCGGCGCCGAGCCGGTGCGGGCCGACACGCTCCGCGACTTCGCCGACGCGTTCGAGCCGTACGGCTTCAACCCGCGCGTATTCTACCCCTGCTACGGCCTGGCCGAGGCGACCCTGCTGGCCGCCGGCGGCGAGCACGACCAGAACCCCACCCTGCTGTCGGTCGACCGCCAGGCGTTAGGTGAGAACCGCGTCGTCGCGCCCCGCTCCGAGGCCTCGCAAGAACTCGTCGGCTGCGGCTCGGCCCCGAGGCACCACCGGCTGCTGATCGTCGACCCGAAGACGCTCCGCGCGTTGCCCGAGGGCGTGGTTGGCGAGATCCTCGTGCAAGGCCCGTCGGTCGCCCGCGGCTACTGGCGCCGCGAAGAGACCAACGACGCCACCTTCCGCGCGCGGGTGCCGAACGAGCCGGGCGTGTGGCTGCGGACCGGCGACCTCGGCTTCCTGCACGGCGGTCCCTCGAACGACGCCGCCTTGAGCGGGGCCCCCGAGCTGTTCGTCACCGGCCGACTGAAGGACGTGATCATCCTCCGCGGCCGCAACCACTACCCGCAAGACATCGAGCAGACCGCCGAAGACGCGCACCCCGCCGTGCTGCCCGGCGCCGCCTTCCTCGTGGACGAAGAGACCGACCCGCGGCTGGTCGTCGTCTGCCAGGTCGACCGCACCTGCGAGAAGACCGAACACCCCCGCGTCGCCCGCGAGATCCGCTCGGCCGTCGTCGAGCGCCACGGCATCGACCCGTCGGCCGTGGTGCTGATCCGCATGGCCACGCTGCCGATCACCTCGAGCGGCAAGGTGCAACGCAGCTTGTGCCGCGAACGCTACCTGGCGGGCGACCTGCGCGACGTTTACGTGATGAAGATCGAGGCCTCGCGGCCGGCCAAGGCCGACGTGGCCGACATGGCCCGCGCCGACATGGCCCGCACCGCCGTGGCCGGCGCGAGCCAGCTGCCCGACTCGGCCGAGGCGGTCGAAACCTGGCTGATGGCGTGGCTCGTCGAGCGGCTCGACCTGTCCGAGACCGAGGTCTACCGCGACCGCCCGTTCGCCGAGCTGGGCGTCGACTCGGTCGCCGCCGTCGAGCTGAGCGCCGAACTCGAAGAGGCCTTTGGCGTGGAGCTCTCGCCGATCGTCGCCTGGAACCACCCGACGCCCGCCTCGCTGGCCGAGTACCTCGTTTCCGGTCGCCATGCCCAAGAGGCCGACGAGCCGGAGCTGACGCTCGAAGCCGCCAGCACGACCGCCGGCCCCGACGCGGCCGCCACGGGCGACGCCGAACTCGACTCGCTGCTGGCCGAGATGGAGAATCTCAGCCCCGAAGAGGCCGCCAAGCTGCTCTCCGGCGAGGAGTGA
- a CDS encoding GNAT family N-acetyltransferase translates to MDEITIIEADLAHEDHQLWVLAMEDAYAADPLGNGGPIDPEARERLLGALAAHPTTMIWLAMRGGTNAAKPVGIAVCFLGFSTFAAKPLINVHDLSVIEACRGRGVGRQLLAAVAAKGRELGCCRLTLEVLEHNPARRLYESAGFKQATYAEDAGGALFMMKPL, encoded by the coding sequence ATGGATGAGATCACAATCATCGAGGCCGATCTCGCCCACGAGGACCACCAGCTCTGGGTCCTCGCCATGGAGGACGCCTACGCCGCCGACCCGCTCGGCAACGGCGGCCCGATCGACCCGGAGGCCCGCGAGCGGCTGCTCGGCGCCCTCGCCGCGCACCCGACGACGATGATCTGGCTGGCGATGCGGGGCGGCACGAACGCCGCCAAGCCGGTCGGCATCGCCGTCTGTTTCCTCGGGTTCTCGACCTTCGCGGCCAAGCCGCTGATCAACGTCCACGACCTGTCGGTCATCGAGGCGTGCCGCGGCCGCGGCGTCGGCCGCCAGCTGCTCGCCGCCGTGGCGGCCAAGGGCCGCGAGTTGGGCTGCTGCCGGCTGACGCTCGAGGTGCTCGAGCACAACCCGGCCCGCCGCCTCTACGAGTCGGCCGGTTTCAAGCAAGCGACCTACGCCGAAGACGCGGGCGGGGCGCTGTTTATGATGAAGCCGCTTTAG
- a CDS encoding DUF2513 domain-containing protein: MKRDIDLTRQILLDIEGQGSDCATAALRPGVAVDAQERVRYHLRLLIDGGLVKEVDRTTAGVPCVRLTHAGHEFLELARVESRWADAKRVCLDQTGGLSLTVIKSVLVRWSVDATAVEDHRTPRRWRRPAYVRPYSTGVESRYVETSPYTARPYATRTWYEPETVVDDDLRLVRSRETYRTPYRERYHWSTPETNGYAYPTELNGHADDSLPIYVV; the protein is encoded by the coding sequence ATGAAACGCGACATCGATCTCACGCGACAAATCCTGCTCGACATCGAGGGCCAAGGCTCCGACTGCGCCACCGCCGCCCTGCGGCCCGGTGTGGCGGTCGACGCCCAGGAGCGGGTCCGCTACCACCTGCGGCTGCTGATCGACGGCGGCCTGGTCAAGGAAGTCGACCGCACGACGGCCGGCGTGCCGTGTGTGCGGCTCACACACGCCGGGCACGAGTTCCTCGAGCTGGCCCGCGTCGAGTCCCGCTGGGCCGACGCCAAGCGCGTTTGCCTAGACCAGACGGGCGGCCTGAGCCTGACGGTGATCAAGTCGGTGCTGGTGCGCTGGAGCGTCGACGCCACGGCCGTGGAAGACCACCGCACGCCGCGCCGCTGGCGCCGGCCGGCTTACGTGCGGCCCTACTCGACCGGTGTCGAGAGCCGCTACGTCGAGACCTCCCCGTACACGGCGCGGCCTTACGCCACGCGCACCTGGTACGAGCCGGAGACCGTGGTCGACGACGACCTGCGCCTGGTGCGCAGCCGCGAGACGTACCGCACGCCGTACCGCGAGCGCTACCACTGGTCGACCCCCGAGACCAACGGCTACGCCTACCCGACCGAGCTGAACGGCCACGCCGATGACTCGCTGCCGATCTACGTCGTGTGA